AGTTAGTTCTCATATATAGAATATCTATTGGAATAAATTAAGATTAAAATCTACTCTTTCATCAAATCGAATCTAATTCGTTCCAAAAGGGTTTGATATCAATAAGAGGAGATTCATCCAATGCATCTAACCATTTAACAGTTAATTTATTTTTGTTTATATTTAAAAGTTCAACCAAACAAAATCCAATGGGATTTGGCCGTACAGGAGCTCTTGTTGAAAAAACTCCCCTTTTTTCTGTCTTTCCATGAGGAAAAACTTTTAATTTATCCCTTTCTGCCCTATCTTGCCAATATAAAATTATTAAATATTTATAATTCTTTAAACCTTCAAGTCCGTCTACGAACTCGTTGAAAACCGTGATAATACTGGTTTCATCCGAATATCGACCTTGCCTAGGTGAATCGTTCTTTAGTTTGTAAGGAGAGTTTATTATTCCTATTGATTTTAGTTTGATATCCATAAATATCACTATTTATAGTTTTATTGGAAATTAACTGAGTTTAAAATTTATTCAAATTTTAATATATCATGTGTATTATGTTTGGTATAATTGGTGATCCCAATGCAAATGCAATGAAAACAATTGCCATACCGATTTTAATTCTTTTTGAAACTGTTCTAGTATTTTCTATTGACTGATTCTGCAATATGGAAACTGCACATGCAATGAAAAGCCCAATTGCAAATATTAGAACGATTAAATAGATTACTTTAAAAATACCTATGAAATAAAGTGCCGGACTTGCTATGCTCGCCAAAATCATAAAAAATGCTGCTAAAATAGATGAAGCACGCATCCCAAATTGAATTGGGAAAGTTTTAGCCCCTTCTGCACTATCTCCTTCAACGTCTTCCATGTCTTTAACAATTTCTCTAGCCATTGTCATGAGGAAGGCAAAAAATCCCAGAAGTATTGAAATGATAACTGCATCTAAGACAACACCTGCAAAAACAAAACATAGACCTGTTAAAAATGCAATGCTTAAATTTCCTATTAAAAGTGATTTTTTGAGACGGTATGCATATAAAAACATTAAAATGGCACTTAAAACTACGATAATTCCAGGAATAGGACCAATTATAACTGCCATAATTGTGGATATTATGAATAATGTAATAGAGTAAATTGCAGCTGTTTTTAAAGAAATTCTTCCAGAGGGTATGGGTCTTTCAGGTTTATTTATGGCATCTATGTTGTGGTCAACATAATCATTAATAACATTTCCTGCCCCAGTAAATATGAAAACAATAAAACAAGCTATGGGTACGTAAATTGTGAAATTTCCAACTATAATTGCCACTAGTAGTACTGCAATAACTCCCATAAGAGCATTAAATGGCCTGAGTATTTCTAAATATGCATTCATTTTATTACACCTGAATCTTTTAACATTTATTTTGATTTGTTGACCTTGCTTTTATCATTATCCATTAATTTTCATTAAAAAATTTTAACAGTTCGGAGGTCTAATAATAATTCTGAGGAAAAATTATGGCTAAAAATTATATACCTGAACTTCTGGCACCAGCAGGGTCAATAGATGCATTAAAAGCTGCAGTTAATGCAGGGGCAGATGCTGTTTATATTTCTGGTAAAAAGTTTGGTGCTAGAAAATTCGCAACTAACTTCACAGATCCTGAAATTGAAGAGGGTTTAGAATATGCAAAACTTAGGGGTGTTAAGATTTATGTGACAGTAAACACCCTTTTAAACGATTCAAAGTTACTATCTGTTGCAGAATATTTGCTTTGGCTTTATAAAATAGGTGTCGACGCAGTGATAATACAGGATCTTGGCGTTGCAAGTTTAGCAAAAAAACTAGTACCTGATCTAGATCTGCATGCTTCTACCCAAATGACAATCCATAATGTTCCTGGAGTTAAATGGGCTTCAAAATTCGGTTTCAAAAGGGTTGTTTTATCTCGTGAGCTTGGAATTTTAGAGGTTGAGGAAATAATAAAAAAAACTAAATATCTGGGAATAGAAATTGAGATATTTGGCCATGGAGCACTATGTTACTCTTACTCCGGACAGTGCTTATTATCTTCATTTATAGGGGGCAGAAGTGGGAACAAAGGAATGTGTGCCCAACCGTGCCGTAAAAAATATACATTGCTTTCAGGAAAAATTGACCAATACGGCAAACCATTAGCTCTTCACCCTGTAGATATTAAAGATAAATACCTTCTTTCAACACGAGACTTGGCATTGTATCAAAATTTGGATATTATATCAAAAATTAATTTAAACTCTCTGAAAATTGAAGGTAGAATGAGATCTCCGGAGTATGTTGCATTGGTTGTAAATATTTACAGGAAAGCTCTTGACTCAATATCATCTGGTAACTGGAAGCAAAATTCTGATGATATTTCCAAATTGAAATTAGCCTTTAATCGGAAATTTACTGGAGGATATTTAACAGAAAACAGTGCAGAATTAGTTATGGCTCGTGATTCACCGGGAAATAGGGGTCTTTATATCGGACAAGTCCAAAGATATGATGAAAAAACTCAAACAGCAATTGTAAGTATTAAAAACAAATACAAACTCGAAATAGGCGATGGTATTGTTTTCAAATATTCTAATGACGATAATGAAAAAACTTTTAAAAAAACAAATAAATTTTTTAAAACATATGGAATGGCCATAGAAAAAGCACCAGTGTATAAAGGAGATAAATTAATATTAAACGTAGGAATGCCTGTTAAAACTGGTTCAAAGCTGTATCTTACTCGTTCAATAGCCTTAAATCATGAGGCAAATAAAATTATAAAAAATAGGCCTAGTCCTTCAATTCCTATAGATATTGTAATGTGGTGGGACACTGATCTAAAAGCACATTTAGAGGGAGAGTTTATAGGATTCAATGATAATAAATGTAAAATTCGTTTAAAATCATCGTTTAAAATGGAAAAAGCGATTAATAAACCATTAAATCCCGAAGAAATTGAAAAACAGCTTCAAAAAACTGGGAAAACACCGTTCATCCTTCGAAAAGTTTCCATCAAATATCCAGGTGATCTTTTCATATCCCTCAGTAAATTAAATAATTTCAGAAGAGAATTTCTAGAAAAATCTCAAATTGAACTTCTATTAAGTTTCAAACCCTCTCAATCTCATGTTCAAGAAGCATATGAAAGGTTTAATAATATTAAAAAGTTGTTATCCTCCTCAATGGAACAATTTGTAGGAATTGATTATGATAATACACCGATAGATCTTGCAGTTTATGCAGATAGTCTGGATACTGTTAAAGGAGCATTGGAAAGTGGGGCCAATAGAATTTACTTCGAAGTTCCCCCTAAAAATTTAAATATTTTATGTTCTGATTCCAAAAATCTTAAATCAATGTATGATGGTCCTATAGATGAAGCAGAGATAGAAAGAGTTGTTTCGGTTTTAAAACTTATTTGTGAATTGTGTAAAAAAGATAGGACAGAATTTATTTGGAAATGGCCACAAATAACCCACCAATATCAAATTAATCAATATTATACGATTTTAAAACAGTTATCAAAAAATTTCCATGGGATCATGATTGATGATATAGGCGTTGCAGAAGAATTAAAAAAAGTTGCACCTAAGTTGGTAATATATGGATCTGCAGGTCTTAATATCTGGAATAAACAAACAGTTTTACAGCTTATAAGAATATTTAATACCATTACACCCTCTGCAGAACTATCTAAAGAAAATTTAAGAAACATTATTAGTAGTTCAAGGTTAGATGATTTGAAAACCAATTTTGAATTGGTTGTTCAAGGAAATGTTGATACACTTGTTACGAAGGATTGCTTACTCTCTTTGGTTCCAAAAAAAGATATTAAAGATATTGAAAATGAATTTTGGGGAATTCAAGACGAAAAAAAGCAAATTTTTCCCATAAAGATTGATTTAGAAGGGCGAACACATATCCTAAACTCTGTAGAACTATGTTTAATTGATCATCTCCATGAAATTTCTCAAATAGGTATTAATTCTATTGTTGTAGATCTCAGGACTAAAACGTATTATTATTCAAGAGATATAATATCAATTTACAAAAATGGATTGGAGTATATCAATAGAAAAGAGAATTCCGGAAAAAATATGAATAGATTTAAATCTAAGATTAAAATCATTTCTACGGGTGGAATCACAACAGGAAACTTTTTAAAAGGTATTAAAGAGTAAGAATAGTTTAAAAATTCCTTAACCTACAGAATTCATTCTTTAAAAATAAAAAAATCTATTAATTAGATCAATTTTTGATTTTAGTTAACAGTTTATTAATAAAGCTAGATTTAGATAGTAAGAAATTTGAACTTATATCAATACCAATATCCCCAAAAAACAAAGAAATAAAAATTCACCGAATTATTTCCTTGGAGATAAATGATATTAGCTAACAGAACTTATTCTTTTTTTAATAATACTTTTGAAACGAGTGTCTTTGGCTATTTTACTATTTTTTAGATTTACTTGTCCAATATATTTTCTGTTGGGAATTCTTGGCAAACTATTTCCTTTGATTAAATGCCCGTTGAATATGATATTATCTGGTGTACCTCTGCAATTTGAGGCCCATATTTTAACCAGTGTTGAATATCTAACTTTTTCTTTATGTTTCATTACTGCATAGGTTATTATGTTACGCCTGTTAATTCCCCATCTATCTGTAGTTTCTAAGCTTATAGCTGATGATACAGGATTAGATGTAGAGATGTGACCATTTCTATAATATGCTGGATGATTAGGTACACTAACATATTGTCCGTCGTGCATTTTAAAAACAGTCTTTTTTGTACTCCCACCATTATATATAACAAGACCTACTGTATCATCTGGTGATTTAATTACAAAGTGTCCTATTCCCATTCTCTTCAAAATATTATACGCTTTATTTACTGTATTAGATGTTATATGGCCCGAAGTTGAAGTTCTCCCTGCTAAATTTTCAAGTTCTTTATTCAAGCTTGGAATATCTGATCCTCCAGATGAGACTATCCAACCATCACTTGTTATTATTGTGTGAAAGAAATAGCCATTAGTAGTTTTATACTCTTTGATCGCATATTTCCCATACCATTTTAATTGGATAAAATGAAGATCTGCAGAGTATGTGGAATCTCTTCGAAAAGAAAATACATCATACCCCTTTTTAACATGTAATAGTACTGAACAACATCCATTTCTGCTGGTTTTAACATACACTTTGGGTATTATTTTTTTAGTTTTTGATGAATGAATTTTTTTTGTTATTTCTATGTTTGATACATACTTTGAAGAAAGGATTTGAGGATTTTTTGAATTGTTATTGCTTGCAGCTGCTGCTGAACTGCCAATAAAAAATAGCATCAGAAAAATTGTTAAATTATTATTTTCTTTTCATGAAAGATTGTATCACCCCTATAAAAAGTATAATGTAAAAGTTTTAATATATACATTTAGCTATTGAATAAAATAGTTTTTTATGAGATTTCTGGATAAAATTATTAAATTTTGATTAATGATTGAAAAA
This sequence is a window from Methanobacterium sp. SMA-27. Protein-coding genes within it:
- the tsaA gene encoding tRNA (N6-threonylcarbamoyladenosine(37)-N6)-methyltransferase TrmO, with the translated sequence MDIKLKSIGIINSPYKLKNDSPRQGRYSDETSIITVFNEFVDGLEGLKNYKYLIILYWQDRAERDKLKVFPHGKTEKRGVFSTRAPVRPNPIGFCLVELLNINKNKLTVKWLDALDESPLIDIKPFWNELDSI
- a CDS encoding UbiA family prenyltransferase — its product is MNAYLEILRPFNALMGVIAVLLVAIIVGNFTIYVPIACFIVFIFTGAGNVINDYVDHNIDAINKPERPIPSGRISLKTAAIYSITLFIISTIMAVIIGPIPGIIVVLSAILMFLYAYRLKKSLLIGNLSIAFLTGLCFVFAGVVLDAVIISILLGFFAFLMTMAREIVKDMEDVEGDSAEGAKTFPIQFGMRASSILAAFFMILASIASPALYFIGIFKVIYLIVLIFAIGLFIACAVSILQNQSIENTRTVSKRIKIGMAIVFIAFALGSPIIPNIIHMIY
- a CDS encoding DUF3656 domain-containing protein, encoding MAKNYIPELLAPAGSIDALKAAVNAGADAVYISGKKFGARKFATNFTDPEIEEGLEYAKLRGVKIYVTVNTLLNDSKLLSVAEYLLWLYKIGVDAVIIQDLGVASLAKKLVPDLDLHASTQMTIHNVPGVKWASKFGFKRVVLSRELGILEVEEIIKKTKYLGIEIEIFGHGALCYSYSGQCLLSSFIGGRSGNKGMCAQPCRKKYTLLSGKIDQYGKPLALHPVDIKDKYLLSTRDLALYQNLDIISKINLNSLKIEGRMRSPEYVALVVNIYRKALDSISSGNWKQNSDDISKLKLAFNRKFTGGYLTENSAELVMARDSPGNRGLYIGQVQRYDEKTQTAIVSIKNKYKLEIGDGIVFKYSNDDNEKTFKKTNKFFKTYGMAIEKAPVYKGDKLILNVGMPVKTGSKLYLTRSIALNHEANKIIKNRPSPSIPIDIVMWWDTDLKAHLEGEFIGFNDNKCKIRLKSSFKMEKAINKPLNPEEIEKQLQKTGKTPFILRKVSIKYPGDLFISLSKLNNFRREFLEKSQIELLLSFKPSQSHVQEAYERFNNIKKLLSSSMEQFVGIDYDNTPIDLAVYADSLDTVKGALESGANRIYFEVPPKNLNILCSDSKNLKSMYDGPIDEAEIERVVSVLKLICELCKKDRTEFIWKWPQITHQYQINQYYTILKQLSKNFHGIMIDDIGVAEELKKVAPKLVIYGSAGLNIWNKQTVLQLIRIFNTITPSAELSKENLRNIISSSRLDDLKTNFELVVQGNVDTLVTKDCLLSLVPKKDIKDIENEFWGIQDEKKQIFPIKIDLEGRTHILNSVELCLIDHLHEISQIGINSIVVDLRTKTYYYSRDIISIYKNGLEYINRKENSGKNMNRFKSKIKIISTGGITTGNFLKGIKE